TATGAGCAATAAAACTAGTGTTTTCAGATGGGTTGCTATGGAACCAGAGGCCTGTTCTTGCTTTCTGCATTTCGGGGGAAGGGTCCACCCTCATAGTTACACTGTTAGTGGCTCTTTGGTTGGGTAAAAGGGGCATTAAAGAATAATTGTTGGGTGGAGATTTACCGCTAACcaaagaaccggctttactgactAGGTGAGcataatgtactgtatatatatatatatatatatatatatatatatatatatatatatatatatacacacacttttatataaacacatctCAAACACACTTTTAAGCAAAagcagttctaaacaaatatatgaattttGATGTTAAAGGTGAAGAGGATGTAGTTTTCATTTGATGATGTGTTATTACTGATTATGGTTTGGTTAAATTTCAGCATTTTGGGGTGCACTGTTTCCTTAAGTTTCCTTAAACACCCCAGGAAGGCGTGTTAGAACTGAACTCTTCTGGAGAGTGGCCCTCAGTACTCCAAAGACTTTGCCCGCAAAAATCTAGTCTAATGTCCTTTTGTGTTCTCTGTCTCATATCAGCACCCTACTCATCCGCTGGCGGTGTATAATGTATCCGGTGAGTTTGCCATGTTGTGGCATGGAGCTGAAGCTGGAGCTTTTGACCTGCGCACTGCAGTCATGGAGGCTATGACAGCCTTCCGTCGAGCAGGTGAGAAGGGAGAGAAGTCCGTTATTTCAATCTGTCGAGGCCAGGTCCTCATGTTGCATAAACATAACAGTTGCAGTGCTTATGGCCAGGACCTTGCTgtcttttacatttaatgtctATTTTAATGCCTCAGAAATGGATGGTTTACCAGTATACTAAATACTTcagttcttttctttctttcaggagctgacatcatcatcacctaCTACACCCCACAGTTGCTCACATGGCTAACAGAGTAATAAGTTAGTTCTCCTATATGAATGAACTTGGATGAAACCAAATCTACCGTCTCACCCTGAGACTGAAAACTAGAAGGACTTGAAGTAAATCTGACAAGCAAATATCACTTCATAAATCAACggcttttttcacatttttattatttgatttatgtaTCTATGATGTAgttataaatgcattcaataagtgtttttatgcttttctcAAATTTTGCCAAGCTTTAGTATTTCTTTTTGTAGTGTACAGATGTTAAATTGgtcattttctttctaaatgtATCTGAGTACATGACAGATTGGTTTTCATATTGAATGTGCTTCTATAACACTGGAACAATAGACCTCAGGTGTTTAGTTTTCAAATGTActaataatcacattttaagtTTTGCATTGTTTCATGTAGTGCATCTTCAActaaaaaagatattaataaagCAGTATGTAAACATCAATTGTTTATTATAGGTTCATATGAGATCATTGTATATATCCTCATTGACCACTCAGTTTTGTATGATATGatgatttatttactgaacAGGTTATCAGAAATGTCCATCCCCTTCATAGAGTTTACAGGCAATTCATCATTGCTGTCAGTACATGAAAAATGACTGGAAATATGGATTTATCTCACATTTATTAATTCCCATCAAAGTGCTGCTTATATAGGAACCATACTGAATGTGGAAGGGTGACTTGGTAGAGGTGGACCTGAGACTGACCAAACTTGGTGTCCTTCAAAACAAAGAAGAATTCAGTAGGACCTAAACTTTTATCTAAATCACTtcaatatttaaagtaatgcCTATATGTTACTTACTGATAGCATGTCCCTCAGTGTTTGTGGCTCTTCTTGAGGATGTAAGACATGAAGCCAACCTCTCGGCCAGATAAGAAAACCCTGAGAGCGCATAAAGTGTATTTTACATTACTAAGCAACTGTGTGCTCATACTAGTACCACTACACCTACATCTGATAAAGGAACCAAGATGGAGATGTTGGGTGAGAACATATAACTCTTTCATATACTGAGTTGTAGATGTTTTAATCCAGACGATAAATAAATACGACGTATTGGGTTCCTATTGGAATACATTGGATGCAGTCGTACataaaatcattatataaatatacaataagtgaaataaataataatattataaatatagtcTTTCCCGTTATCTTCTTTAGGGGTTCTGCTCATGTAAAGTGATATGAGCAGTGTCGGATGTCTTTTCCACACTTGTTCTTAATGAAACATTAAGTtagatgctgaaaaaaaataagtagtTTGTTTACATGTTCATTGTATGTAAACTTGCGTACATAATATAATTCgtaaaaaagcttaaaattaTGTTCCTAATACACAAAAAGACGATTACACTGTTATAGAGCTAATTTCCGGGTTAAACTTACCACTCATAATCAGTCATAGTAACATAGCTGCTTTTGTCCTCTCAGAACCGGCGCGTTAATAATATACTGTAGCTGCTGGAAACATTCCGAGACGCCGTACGAAATATTTTCTGTGATCGACTACTTAGACCTGGCCGATTCAACACGTATCGCGTCGACGGTCGATTGATGTGGACTGGGGATTGTGCTAGTCGTTTAACCGGAGCAGAAACAAATCGAGGATGATATATTTTGCTTGGATATAAACTTGAAAAGTATTCCACAGGTTGTGGCCTTTGGCAGGTAACGTGAAAGTTGAATTAAACATCTATATGTGATGTATATCGACAAAACGTGTCCATATTTGTTTATCTTAAGCTGTGGTAATGAGCTTAGCGTATGTTATTAGCTGCTTTAGCTCCAATcaaaaaataacagtattataTCAGGCTTATTATGTGCACTTCCAGCTGAATATTGCCGATCAACGCGAAGCCCCATACGTTAGATGAACAcaacttttctctcttttttaaaatgttgttatgaTAAGTGTTTCTGGTCGCTACTGGTCTGGAGCTTTAATTCCgcttgaatttaatttaaaaacgcGCATAAAAGTTTAGATGTTCAATATATGCCcctaacataaaataataatcaaagcAATAATCTTAACCAATGTGTACACTACTCGAAAATAACATATTTCATTGAATAAATTTGCTGTGATTTGGACTTTCTTAGTCTCGTAGCACTGAACTCCTGACAGTTAAATAGTTCTTCATTTATACCTCATTTGTCTTTCGTGAGCAAACTTTCCATTTTAATCTATAGTTTGAAGTCTAACTTGATTCAGTTTGAGTaaattcagggtttttttttcttaaaaacaagtGATCAGAATTTGTGCAATAATggatttcttaattttttttgttctgtgttttaactttaaacagtCAGTGGTAAAAGGCTATGCATACAAtacttatttttgtgttaaaaatgctCTTAGATCAATTGATTCAAAtaagtttatataaaaacaacaatctaCACTACAAAAAAGTGATggcatagatttttttctattttccgTTTAGGTCTAAATAAGtgcatctaaaaataaacatctggTTGGCGAAAGAGAGACCGTGTTACTCGGTTTTAATTTACAGCTGTCAGATCTTAAATTAGCGCAGAGAAATGAGAGGGGAGAGCCACACTATAGTGGATGGTGAGCAGGTACAGTGTTCTCGAAAAATACACTTACAAAGACTAGATACAGTTCAACAGATTAACACCACTCTTTgctggattaaaaaaaacatgtactgCTGTGCCTTCAACAGGAAACAATAGTTATCAACGGGTAAAGAAACTTGTCTGATATAGtgtttaattaacttaataaaCTTTTGacataaacatgaattaaataactatttagatatgttcatcatgttttttctcatttaacttGGTTTTTACCATAGTGTTAATGGTGCACAATAAAGTTGGGGTTTACAGCTGTTTACGAAAACATTTAATCTCTGAATGAAGAGGTTCTCTATAGGAACCATggtatatagacatatataaacatattgaaCATCCTTATTTCTTAGACTAAGAACTTAAGTCCGAATGCAATGATCAGGATTGCtcaaagtgtttgtgtgtgtatgtgtatatatgtgtgtgtgtgtgacacataGCAAACATGACAAAGTACAATTCACAGACCAAAATCTCTGAGAGGGCAAATGAAGTTCACAGTGCTTAATTGGTGTTTTACCAGTTAACGAGCGCCTGTTTAGAAGCACAAAATAGTCATTGTTTGTGGTTGGATGAGAGGCCGTTATCTGTTGTTCATTTCGTGTGTATTCAGGATGTCAGGATGGCAAGTGGCCCTGGCTTGCCGGACAGCCTGGTGCTGGAAATCTTCTTGCATCTCCCTCACAAGGCGGTGCTGAGCGCAGGCTTCACCTGTCGTCAGTGGTTTGCTGTGTCGCGTGATGAGTTCCTCTGGAAGGAGCTCTTCTACAACTACTACTTCATCCCGCGCTCCGTGCCTCGTCACCCTGGTACTGAACGTCTATATAAACTCCATCATAGGCAGTACATTCATGCATAAAATGAATAAGCGCACGTCTTCACATCTCTGgccaaaaataattaagtatttattttgaggAATATGTACATGTGTTCTTTTACCACTAATCTACTAAGCAGTCAAAGACACGTGACAGCGTTTAAATGTAGCCACCCTCTTCACGTAAGAATGCCTCGCTGTGGCAGCACTCCCTCAAACCTTTGAAAGTAACAATGCGTTTCCTGCATTGTCTGCAGCGGCTGTGTCATGGTACAGGGAGTTCAAGCGGCTGTATGACTGCATTCCCTGTGTGGAGGTTCAGACTCTGAAGGAACATCATGATCAGGTCCTTCACCTGGCCTTCTCTCACCGAGGACATCGCTTCTCTTCCTGCTCTAAAGACTGTACTGTTAAGGTAAGGCTGCCTACTGTTTGCTTCTTCAACGTCTTTGTATTTCAGATGTTCGAACgctatttattattcataatccAGATGACAAATGTTGGAATGAAGGAAATTATTTGCATATGCTAGTCGTAACATTAAATCTCTATGgttatatgcaaaaaaaaaaaaaaaagaacattcatGCATATAATGACTTAACGAATATTataatggaaaatatatatttttgaaatgttaatattatggAGAGGATCCTTGTAGACCATCATGACTGTGTCAGGgtcaaaaataaaaggtaaattgACCTTTTTGTGTCAGAATGTTAGTTTAGGTTATAAAATGTTATGCGATACCACACACAACCTAATGACATTTCAGTTCTGATATTTGAAAATGCAGGTGTCTCCAGAATGTGTTTCTAAAGTTTCAGCTTAAAACACCCCACAggtcatttattatcattttacaaaTGCCCATTTTCAGTTGTcatgcgtttttgttttttgtttttggcgcatgtctctttaaatgcaaatgagctgctccTCCCGACCCCCTTTTCAAGAATAGGGCTGTTATCTGTTATGTCTGTGAAGATGAACAGCTGGCAAAGAAGTTGCATGTTCATAATAGAGCTGTGTGGCAGCAGCGTAACATGAAGTGAATACATGTCTCTTGTGTCTTCTGAGGCTGGGATACTAAATTCACCGAATAATAAGAATTCACATAATGTGCTTTTACAGCTCTGGGACACAGAACGATCAGATGGCACCATCTCTTTGGTTCACAGCTCCAGCATGCGGCAGTTTAACTGGGGCTACACTCAGTTCTCTCAGTTCAACGCCGACGACACGCTGCTGCTGGTGTCAGGGGTATACCTGGGCCCACATCACTCCTCTTCAGGGGAGATCGCCGTCATCAGTCTGGGTAGAGACGGCTGTTCCACACACCAACTGCACGCACACACCACGAGTAGATTTCTGATTGATCTTGTTGTTTTGGGTCTATAGAGAACTACACCCTGCTGTCCCGTGTCAGAAATAAGCCATACGATGTGTTCGGCTGCTGGCTGAATGAGACTCACCTCATTTCTGGTAACCTGCACTGGATTGGGAACATGACCTCCTGCTCTGTGCTCTGGCTCAACAAAGCCTTCCAGGTCCAGATGTGTTTTAAAGTGACGTGCATGATGTAGTTGATTAACCCGAAAACGCATTTCCCGCTGGCTATGATGGTCTTCACATCGTTAAACAGTGTGACATTTCATAGACCAATCGTATTTCAATGGCTGAACATCTATAATATTTTCCAACGACTCACTTCAGTGTAACTTCTCTCCGTGTTTAGGACATTGAGTCAGAAAACGTCAATGTGGTGAAGCGTCTGTTTAAGATCCAGAACATCAATGCCAGCACTATCCGCACGGTGATGGTGGCCCACTGCCGTCGACACGACTCTCCTGACCTCCTTCTGGATTATGAAGCTCAGTCCAAGGCGCAGGCTCAGCGGACACAGCAGCACCAGCCTCTCTTCTTTGACCTGGGAAACACGGacagcgaggaggaggagggcgaagaggaggaggacgaggaagaTGAGGAGCGAGGAGAAAAAAGAGCGGCGGCGCATCAGCCCTCGTTTCACCCATCCGGGATTCAGCATGTTATACATGTAAGAACCGTACGGATCGCTGCGCAGAgcttttaaaactacatttagtTTAGCAGACTTACAACTGAAGACAAAGGGAGCAATCAGAATCAACAAA
This genomic interval from Puntigrus tetrazona isolate hp1 chromosome 5, ASM1883169v1, whole genome shotgun sequence contains the following:
- the fbxw5 gene encoding F-box/WD repeat-containing protein 5, which codes for MASGPGLPDSLVLEIFLHLPHKAVLSAGFTCRQWFAVSRDEFLWKELFYNYYFIPRSVPRHPAAVSWYREFKRLYDCIPCVEVQTLKEHHDQVLHLAFSHRGHRFSSCSKDCTVKLWDTERSDGTISLVHSSSMRQFNWGYTQFSQFNADDTLLLVSGVYLGPHHSSSGEIAVISLENYTLLSRVRNKPYDVFGCWLNETHLISGNLHWIGNMTSCSVLWLNKAFQDIESENVNVVKRLFKIQNINASTIRTVMVAHCRRHDSPDLLLDYEAQSKAQAQRTQQHQPLFFDLGNTDSEEEEGEEEEDEEDEERGEKRAAAHQPSFHPSGIQHVIHGRQSIAARERELETKVARLMGSRRTKAPDPTLVSPSAPGEGEDKTYLLFTTGSLTYSPHQIGIKRIMPDQMTTCGPVLGEERSTDEFFDSLDHVIDIHGHIIGMGLSPDHRYLYVNSRAWPAGCVISDPMSPPPIAEEIDLHVIDLKSLREERRSLRAHRAFTPNDECFFIFLDVSRDFVASGAEDKHGYIWDRHYNICLARLKHDDVVNSVAFSPADQELLLSASDDSTIKVWRSPRMVRLAEAPQRPPRAQKLLSSLLGRRSANLNGKP